In the genome of cyanobacterium endosymbiont of Braarudosphaera bigelowii, one region contains:
- the mgtE gene encoding magnesium transporter: protein MNKPITMVQLNTRKELRQLICNKLALLLKQGNLQEAKKILVSVQPVDIAEAIGGLSKSIQVIAFRLLSKEEAIAVYEHLESTVQQSLLEQFKQQEVRDIVDRMSPDDRARLFDELPAKIVRRLLEQLSPEERQATALLLGYEEHTAGRIMTPEYISLKQSFTVSRTLEHIRTLATSSEIVYYLYVTDAFRHLVGIVSLRDLVLSHPDTILGKIMVKDIVCVNTNDDQEEVAQTIQRYDLFAVPVVDKEQRLVGVVTVDDVIDIIQQEATEDIYALGGVQSDGENYFQTDLLTVTRKRVAWLLILLLTNTVTGMIIKSQVALIEQMAILTAFIPLLIGTGGNVGAQSSTVVIRGLNTNDIRDLGSKQVILRELTAGTLLGIILGILATIWAYGVQGSWLVSISVGISLVIIAILASIAGSALPFVFRSFGLDPALMSAPFITTIVDVVGVLIYFSTAKLVLGL, encoded by the coding sequence TTGAATAAACCTATAACTATGGTGCAATTAAATACCCGTAAAGAGTTGCGTCAGCTAATCTGTAATAAATTAGCTTTACTATTAAAACAAGGAAACTTACAAGAAGCAAAAAAAATTCTTGTATCTGTACAACCTGTAGATATAGCTGAAGCTATTGGAGGTTTATCTAAATCAATACAAGTAATTGCTTTTCGCTTATTATCGAAGGAAGAAGCCATTGCTGTTTATGAACACCTAGAATCTACAGTTCAACAATCTCTGCTTGAGCAATTTAAGCAACAGGAAGTTAGAGATATAGTTGATAGAATGTCTCCTGACGACCGAGCTCGTTTATTTGATGAGCTACCGGCAAAAATCGTTCGACGTTTATTAGAACAACTAAGTCCTGAAGAAAGGCAAGCAACAGCTTTATTACTAGGATATGAGGAACATACTGCTGGGCGTATTATGACTCCAGAGTATATCTCCTTAAAACAAAGCTTTACTGTTTCTCGAACACTTGAACATATAAGGACTTTAGCTACTTCTTCTGAAATAGTTTATTACCTATATGTAACTGATGCTTTCCGCCATCTTGTGGGTATTGTTTCTTTAAGAGATTTAGTTTTATCTCATCCAGATACCATTCTTGGAAAAATAATGGTGAAAGATATTGTTTGTGTTAACACTAACGATGATCAAGAAGAAGTTGCACAAACAATACAAAGATATGACTTATTTGCAGTTCCTGTTGTAGACAAGGAACAGAGACTTGTTGGAGTAGTTACTGTAGACGATGTTATTGATATTATTCAACAAGAAGCTACTGAAGATATCTATGCTTTAGGAGGAGTTCAATCAGACGGTGAAAACTATTTTCAAACAGATTTATTAACAGTTACAAGGAAGAGGGTTGCATGGTTATTGATTTTGTTACTTACAAATACTGTTACTGGAATGATAATTAAATCTCAAGTCGCTTTGATAGAACAAATGGCAATTTTAACTGCTTTTATTCCACTACTAATAGGCACTGGAGGTAATGTTGGGGCTCAATCTTCGACAGTCGTGATAAGAGGATTGAATACGAACGATATTAGAGATCTTGGCTCTAAACAAGTAATTTTAAGAGAGCTCACAGCTGGAACTTTATTAGGAATTATCCTAGGAATTTTAGCTACAATTTGGGCCTATGGAGTTCAAGGAAGTTGGCTAGTATCTATATCTGTAGGTATCAGTTTAGTTATAATTGCAATTTTGGCTTCAATAGCAGGTTCAGCCTTACCCTTTGTTTTTAGAAGTTTTGGATTAGATCCTGCTTTAATGTCGGCTCCTTTTATTACAACTATAGTTGATGTAGTAGGGGTATTAATTTATTTTTCTACTGCTAAACTTGTCTTAGGATTGTAA
- the aroC gene encoding chorismate synthase, with the protein MGNTFGKLFRVTTFGESHGGVVGVIIDGCPPCLEISEIDIQKDLNRRRPGQSKITTSRQEMDNCEIVSGIFNGLTLGTPITILVHNKDFCPQDYDEMKSKFRPSHADWTYETKYKTRNWQGGGRSSARETIGRVAAGAIAKKILKQFNNVEIISYVKQVKNLRAVVNPNKITFEEIENNFIRCPDQKVARQMISLIEDIKKSNDSIGGVIECVVRNSPQGLGEPVFDKLEADLAKAVMSLPASKGFEIGSGFKGTLMTGSQHNDEFYIDSTGNIRTKTNRSGGIQGGISNGENIIIRTAFKPTATIGKKQKTVTSDNIEAILSSKGRHDPCVLPRAVPMVDAMVALVLCDHLLRWQAQCKILK; encoded by the coding sequence ATGGGTAATACTTTTGGTAAACTATTTCGTGTTACCACATTTGGAGAATCACATGGAGGAGTAGTTGGGGTAATCATTGATGGTTGTCCTCCATGCTTGGAAATATCTGAAATAGATATTCAAAAAGATTTAAACCGTCGTCGACCAGGTCAAAGTAAAATTACTACTTCTCGCCAAGAAATGGATAATTGTGAAATTGTTTCTGGAATATTTAATGGTTTAACTTTAGGAACTCCTATCACTATTTTGGTTCACAATAAAGATTTTTGTCCGCAAGACTATGATGAGATGAAAAGCAAATTTAGACCATCTCATGCAGATTGGACGTATGAGACAAAATATAAAACTAGGAATTGGCAAGGTGGTGGTAGATCGTCGGCACGGGAAACTATCGGTAGAGTAGCTGCAGGAGCGATCGCAAAGAAAATTCTTAAGCAATTTAACAACGTTGAAATAATTAGTTATGTAAAACAAGTTAAAAACTTAAGAGCAGTAGTAAATCCGAATAAAATTACTTTTGAAGAAATTGAGAATAACTTTATTCGTTGTCCTGATCAAAAGGTTGCTAGACAAATGATTTCTTTAATAGAGGATATTAAGAAAAGCAATGATTCAATAGGAGGAGTTATTGAATGTGTTGTACGTAATTCTCCTCAAGGTTTAGGTGAACCTGTATTTGATAAATTAGAAGCTGACTTGGCTAAAGCTGTAATGTCTTTACCAGCTAGCAAAGGGTTTGAGATAGGCTCAGGATTTAAAGGAACGTTAATGACAGGAAGTCAGCATAATGATGAATTTTATATAGATAGTACTGGAAACATACGTACCAAAACTAATAGATCAGGGGGAATTCAAGGAGGAATTAGTAATGGAGAAAATATTATTATTCGAACTGCATTTAAACCAACGGCAACTATTGGAAAAAAACAAAAAACTGTTACATCTGACAATATAGAGGCAATCTTATCTAGTAAAGGAAGACATGATCCTTGCGTTTTGCCCAGAGCAGTACCTATGGTTGATGCAATGGTAGCTTTGGTTCTATGTGACCATTTATTGCGTTGGCAGGCCCAATGTAAAATATTAAAGTAA
- the isiD gene encoding protein IsiD: MTTMNLTEKDISALTEQDIIALVARLDQDDYNNPFESLEDWHVLRTILFQRQDLAEPYLHLLDIEAYDEA; the protein is encoded by the coding sequence ATGACTACTATGAACCTAACAGAAAAAGATATTTCCGCTTTAACAGAGCAGGATATAATAGCCCTTGTAGCTCGTTTAGATCAAGACGACTACAACAATCCTTTCGAGTCTCTCGAAGACTGGCATGTATTAAGAACAATACTTTTTCAGCGCCAAGATCTGGCTGAACCTTATTTACATTTACTTGATATTGAAGCATATGATGAAGCATAA
- the trmH gene encoding tRNA (guanosine(18)-2'-O)-methyltransferase TrmH: protein MLYKRHNRLKEVLKKRQPHLTVLMEDIHKPHNLSAIIRTCDAVGILDIHVVNKNGNYPTFSKISQGSDKWVFITSYNNINDAINTLKHRQFKIYAAHFSNIAIDYRNVNYTEPIAILLGAEKWGVSKEASQLVDGHITIPMLGMVQSLNVSVAAAVILFEAQRQRLEAKMYTKIQLSPKTYSKILFEWSYPNISELYKKNGRQYPALEENGQILEGNVLI from the coding sequence GTGCTATATAAACGTCACAATCGTCTAAAAGAAGTTTTAAAAAAACGTCAGCCTCATTTAACCGTTTTAATGGAAGATATTCACAAGCCTCATAATTTATCAGCAATTATTCGTACTTGTGATGCAGTAGGCATATTAGATATTCATGTTGTTAATAAAAACGGAAACTATCCTACATTTAGTAAAATTTCTCAAGGTAGTGATAAATGGGTATTTATAACATCGTATAACAATATTAATGATGCGATAAATACTCTAAAACATAGACAATTTAAAATTTATGCAGCTCATTTTAGTAATATTGCAATTGATTATAGAAATGTAAACTATACAGAACCTATAGCTATTTTACTAGGTGCAGAAAAATGGGGAGTAAGCAAAGAAGCATCCCAATTAGTTGATGGACATATAACCATTCCTATGTTAGGCATGGTTCAATCTTTGAATGTTTCTGTTGCTGCTGCAGTGATTTTATTTGAAGCTCAACGCCAAAGATTAGAGGCGAAAATGTACACTAAAATACAACTATCACCTAAAACTTATAGTAAAATCTTATTCGAATGGAGTTATCCAAATATTTCAGAACTATATAAAAAAAATGGAAGACAATATCCAGCTTTAGAAGAAAATGGACAAATACTTGAAGGTAATGTATTAATCTAA
- a CDS encoding LL-diaminopimelate aminotransferase yields MVSINENYLKLKAGYLFPEITKRVNTFLVANSNTELIKLGIGDVTEPLPEACIKAMKNAVEDMGDHSKFKGYGPEQGYQWLREKIAYYDFQLRGCDIDASEIFISDGSKCDTGNILDIFGKNNKIAITDPVYPVYVDTNVMAGNTGPINVENNRYDDLIYLPIKAENNFVANIPDVKVDLIYLCFPNNPTGAVANKEYLKSWVDYAQANNSIILFDAAYEAFITEETIPHSIYEIEGAKNCAIEFRSFSKNAGFTGTRCAFTVVPKTLIANTANGSTVELWKMWNRRQSTKFNGVSYIIQRGAEAVYSEEGKIQVNNLVKFYLENARIIRKQLNTTKLDKVYGGINSPYIWLKTPENISSWEFFDELLRTVNIVGTPGSGFGSSGEGYFRISAFNSRENVEEAMKRIKKHYKV; encoded by the coding sequence ATGGTTAGCATAAACGAAAATTACCTTAAGCTTAAAGCAGGATATCTTTTTCCTGAAATAACTAAAAGAGTCAATACTTTCTTAGTCGCTAATTCTAATACTGAGTTAATTAAGCTTGGTATTGGAGATGTGACTGAACCTCTTCCAGAAGCTTGTATAAAAGCTATGAAAAACGCTGTAGAAGATATGGGAGATCATAGTAAATTCAAAGGTTACGGTCCAGAGCAAGGTTATCAATGGCTAAGAGAAAAAATTGCATACTATGATTTTCAATTAAGAGGTTGTGATATTGATGCCTCAGAAATATTTATATCAGATGGATCAAAATGTGATACAGGAAATATTCTTGATATATTTGGTAAAAATAATAAGATTGCAATTACAGATCCTGTATATCCAGTCTATGTAGACACAAATGTAATGGCCGGTAATACAGGTCCCATAAATGTAGAAAATAATAGATATGATGATCTTATTTACCTTCCTATTAAAGCAGAGAATAACTTTGTTGCTAATATCCCTGATGTTAAGGTAGATCTGATTTATCTTTGTTTTCCGAATAATCCAACTGGCGCTGTTGCTAATAAAGAATATTTAAAATCTTGGGTTGATTATGCACAAGCTAATAATTCAATCATTCTTTTTGATGCAGCATATGAAGCTTTTATTACAGAAGAGACTATTCCACATTCTATCTACGAGATAGAAGGGGCTAAAAATTGCGCTATAGAATTTCGTTCATTTTCTAAGAATGCTGGTTTTACAGGAACTCGTTGCGCATTTACTGTAGTACCAAAAACTTTGATCGCCAATACAGCAAATGGTTCTACAGTAGAACTTTGGAAAATGTGGAATCGTCGTCAATCTACTAAATTCAATGGTGTATCTTATATTATTCAAAGAGGAGCAGAAGCTGTTTATTCTGAAGAAGGAAAAATACAAGTTAATAATTTAGTAAAATTTTATCTTGAAAATGCAAGAATAATACGTAAACAGTTAAACACCACAAAATTAGACAAAGTCTATGGAGGTATTAACTCACCTTACATATGGTTAAAAACTCCAGAAAATATCTCTAGCTGGGAGTTTTTTGATGAACTGTTACGAACAGTAAATATTGTAGGAACTCCAGGATCTGGATTTGGCTCCTCAGGAGAGGGTTATTTCCGTATTTCGGCTTTTAATAGTAGGGAAAATGTTGAAGAGGCGATGAAACGTATAAAGAAACACTATAAAGTTTAA
- a CDS encoding DUF3153 domain-containing protein: MNSCNKTHKQTDKVKNMKSIFFCLIFSLLIFLSGCVHYDIGVNFYSQHHGEIVQHVSVTEQLSKFSPVEINKWLNSLEDRTKKLKGKVKKLSENELLFTIPFYSSTDLVEKFNLFFNPSRSFVTSGIESEDLNKAHLETKMSIQQHNLLLAEYNNLSIEIDLRDLEIFSKKGNKLIRPDSLLDLEFTLSTPWHIKNIHKNNKFNENFDKEKQRISWKLEAGKINRIETVFWTPNYLGLGFVCIFLTILVGIYIKYRVLFKV; this comes from the coding sequence ATGAATTCTTGCAATAAAACGCATAAACAGACAGATAAAGTGAAAAACATGAAATCTATATTTTTTTGTCTCATATTTAGTTTATTAATCTTTCTCTCGGGGTGTGTTCATTATGATATTGGAGTTAACTTTTACAGTCAACATCATGGAGAAATTGTTCAACATGTAAGCGTAACAGAACAATTATCTAAGTTTAGCCCAGTTGAGATAAATAAATGGTTAAATAGCTTAGAAGATCGTACAAAGAAATTAAAAGGAAAAGTAAAAAAGCTTTCTGAAAATGAATTATTATTTACTATCCCTTTTTATAGCAGTACTGATCTAGTAGAAAAATTTAATTTATTTTTCAATCCTAGCAGGTCCTTTGTAACTTCTGGTATCGAAAGTGAAGACCTTAATAAGGCTCATTTAGAAACAAAAATGTCAATTCAACAACATAATTTGTTATTAGCAGAATACAATAACCTAAGTATTGAAATTGATTTACGCGACTTAGAAATATTTTCTAAGAAAGGGAATAAATTGATTAGACCAGATTCGTTGTTAGATTTAGAATTTACATTAAGTACTCCTTGGCATATTAAAAATATTCATAAAAATAATAAATTTAACGAAAACTTTGACAAAGAAAAACAACGAATTAGCTGGAAACTTGAAGCAGGAAAAATAAATAGGATTGAGACGGTTTTTTGGACTCCTAATTATCTAGGTCTAGGCTTTGTCTGCATATTTTTGACAATTCTGGTAGGAATCTATATTAAGTATCGAGTCTTATTTAAAGTATAA
- a CDS encoding ribonuclease R family protein has protein sequence MEFSIATLLSYFSDNKLVAAKHLEKKLGCEDNKSIQQLQAILDTLELIGILEKERGKYRRILEDNLVQAKLRCSSKGFCFAIQDDEDEEDIYVREAHLSNAWNGDRVLVKIIKEGTRRRSPEGEVKLILERSNPSLLAQVKKDNENYHAIPLDDRLLFELSLAEEGNNLEKAVDHLVHVSVVRYPIGEHPPVGKVTRVLGSDAEAAADTDIVCCKHDLPQNFTEDELKLAEQLPKKIANEELEKRSDWRNITSFTFTEDIIRDCPPFIETAFTLEETEDNHLQLGVHIVDIAHYIQPGSSLDKIAKKRGTTFYLGEKVLPMLPELIIENYSLKLNKDSLTVSVIMTFDRSGQLLEFSIKPTIINIDHQLTYQKTQELLADPNKVHDKQKSLIEKLQNLFFTVSPLIKAQRLQRGGFELQLEPKLPYQDENRVGTIMASSKTPIRSLLTELLILTNKVVATHINALGIPGIYCTQPEPDWEELEDLLKLVQNLGIEFNLQYDEEIIPQDYYNLTQLLNKSSHVNVLNYLLHGTLKSSRYNSNPGPHFGLAYNDSYSHCISPGKRYVDLLIQRILKLVFSEGRDRRTKQTKIGVDLYSSKCHGNITWNVLPPTIQEELEEDFRFLVSHLNDQEKTAEDAEKDLEGLKKAEKMKKQTGKVFQGLITGVQSYGFFVEIEHLLVEGLVHVSSLKDDWYEYRSRHGCLVGRKNHIAYRLGDEVEVEVKSVDYYRQQIDLVTVGGGSSANDNDWDED, from the coding sequence ATGGAATTTTCAATCGCTACACTTTTATCCTACTTCAGTGATAACAAATTGGTGGCGGCCAAACATTTGGAAAAAAAATTAGGGTGTGAAGATAACAAAAGTATACAACAGCTACAAGCTATACTTGACACCTTAGAACTGATAGGTATTTTAGAAAAAGAACGAGGTAAATATCGTCGTATTTTGGAAGACAATCTTGTTCAAGCTAAATTACGTTGTTCGAGTAAAGGATTTTGTTTTGCAATTCAAGATGATGAAGATGAAGAAGATATCTATGTAAGAGAAGCTCATTTAAGTAACGCTTGGAATGGAGATCGAGTACTAGTAAAGATTATCAAAGAAGGAACTCGTCGGCGCTCACCAGAAGGTGAAGTAAAGCTTATCTTAGAACGTTCTAACCCATCTTTATTAGCTCAAGTTAAAAAAGATAATGAAAACTATCATGCTATTCCCTTGGATGATCGCTTACTATTTGAATTATCACTTGCAGAAGAAGGAAATAACTTAGAAAAAGCAGTAGATCACCTAGTCCATGTTTCTGTAGTTCGTTATCCTATTGGAGAACATCCTCCTGTTGGGAAGGTCACTCGTGTTTTAGGTAGCGATGCGGAAGCAGCAGCAGATACTGATATTGTTTGCTGTAAACATGATTTACCACAAAATTTTACAGAAGATGAATTAAAACTAGCCGAGCAATTACCTAAGAAAATTGCAAACGAAGAGTTAGAAAAACGTTCTGACTGGAGAAATATTACATCTTTTACTTTTACTGAAGATATAATTAGAGATTGCCCTCCTTTTATTGAAACTGCTTTTACTTTAGAGGAAACAGAAGATAATCACTTGCAATTAGGAGTTCATATTGTAGACATAGCTCATTATATTCAACCAGGGTCCTCTCTTGATAAAATAGCTAAGAAACGTGGTACAACATTCTATCTAGGTGAAAAAGTTTTACCTATGTTACCAGAACTCATAATAGAAAATTATTCTCTGAAACTAAATAAAGATTCTCTTACAGTTTCAGTAATTATGACTTTTGATAGAAGTGGTCAACTGTTAGAATTTTCAATTAAACCTACAATTATTAATATTGATCATCAGCTAACATATCAGAAGACACAAGAGCTTTTGGCAGATCCAAATAAAGTTCATGATAAACAAAAAAGTTTAATTGAAAAACTTCAAAACTTATTTTTTACTGTGAGTCCTTTAATTAAAGCCCAAAGACTACAAAGAGGAGGATTTGAGCTGCAGCTAGAGCCTAAATTACCTTACCAAGATGAAAATAGAGTTGGAACTATTATGGCTTCATCTAAAACGCCTATTCGTTCTTTATTAACTGAACTATTAATCTTAACAAATAAAGTTGTAGCTACTCATATTAATGCATTAGGAATACCAGGAATTTATTGCACTCAACCAGAACCTGATTGGGAAGAGTTAGAAGATTTACTAAAGTTGGTTCAAAATCTAGGTATTGAATTTAATCTTCAATATGATGAAGAAATTATTCCACAAGATTACTATAATCTAACTCAATTACTAAACAAATCTTCCCATGTTAATGTTCTTAACTATTTACTCCATGGAACTCTAAAATCTTCCAGATATAATAGTAATCCAGGTCCTCATTTTGGTTTGGCATATAATGACTCTTATAGTCATTGTATATCTCCAGGTAAACGATATGTTGACTTATTAATTCAAAGAATACTAAAGTTGGTCTTTAGTGAGGGTAGAGATCGTAGAACTAAGCAAACAAAAATTGGGGTCGATCTTTATAGTAGTAAGTGTCATGGTAATATTACGTGGAATGTTTTACCTCCAACCATTCAGGAAGAATTAGAAGAAGATTTTCGTTTTCTAGTCAGTCATCTTAATGATCAAGAAAAAACTGCTGAAGATGCAGAAAAAGATCTTGAGGGATTAAAAAAAGCAGAGAAAATGAAAAAACAAACAGGAAAAGTATTTCAGGGACTGATTACAGGTGTTCAATCTTATGGATTCTTTGTTGAAATTGAACATTTATTGGTAGAAGGATTAGTTCATGTTAGTTCTCTCAAAGACGATTGGTACGAATACCGTTCCCGTCATGGATGTCTAGTAGGCCGTAAAAATCATATAGCTTATCGCTTAGGTGATGAGGTTGAAGTCGAAGTAAAAAGTGTTGATTATTATCGACAACAAATTGACTTGGTTACTGTTGGAGGAGGAAGCTCTGCAAATGACAATGATTGGGATGAAGATTAA
- the tilS gene encoding tRNA lysidine(34) synthetase TilS, translating to MWTLLHTKVHKTLQNNLILPPGKRILVAVSGGQDSLCLLKIIMDLRLKWDWEIAIAHCDHGWPSDIGISDHVKRISKDWNIDFYLKQTRILKITESVAREWRYKALLEIAKENNFSEIVTGHTSSDLAETVIYNLIRGAGSHGLSVLTWTRTLVDSINLVRPLLNISRAETLFFCKQFNLPVWEDEVNTNFNYVRNRIRKQLVPYLKLNFNPQVEKTLYQTAKVLKAESDYLEKEAQKILKLVTNEEKTQLKKKLLKRIPLALQRRVIRMFLQYNNLRAPNFEQIEEGIKLINSPHGSQTSSFSIKFVLEVHGDYIIKK from the coding sequence ATGTGGACATTACTTCATACAAAAGTACATAAAACCCTTCAAAACAACTTAATTCTTCCTCCTGGAAAACGTATATTGGTTGCAGTATCAGGAGGACAAGATTCACTCTGCTTGCTTAAAATAATCATGGATCTCCGACTAAAGTGGGACTGGGAAATTGCTATTGCTCATTGTGATCATGGTTGGCCTTCCGATATAGGTATTTCAGATCATGTTAAAAGGATATCTAAAGATTGGAACATTGATTTTTATTTAAAACAGACACGAATATTAAAAATTACTGAATCAGTAGCGAGGGAATGGCGCTATAAAGCATTGCTGGAAATTGCAAAAGAAAATAATTTTAGCGAAATAGTTACAGGTCATACTTCAAGTGATTTAGCTGAAACAGTAATATACAATTTAATTAGAGGTGCAGGAAGTCATGGTTTAAGTGTATTAACATGGACACGTACTTTAGTAGACTCAATTAACTTAGTACGGCCTCTATTAAATATTTCTCGTGCTGAAACACTATTTTTTTGTAAACAATTTAACTTACCGGTTTGGGAAGATGAAGTTAACACCAACTTTAACTATGTGCGTAACAGGATTCGTAAACAACTAGTACCTTATTTAAAGTTAAATTTTAATCCTCAAGTCGAAAAAACTTTGTACCAAACAGCTAAAGTTTTAAAAGCAGAATCTGATTATTTAGAAAAAGAAGCGCAGAAAATTCTAAAATTAGTTACAAATGAAGAAAAAACGCAGCTCAAAAAAAAGTTATTGAAACGGATACCTTTAGCTTTACAAAGAAGAGTTATTCGCATGTTTCTACAATACAACAATTTACGAGCTCCAAATTTTGAGCAAATAGAAGAGGGAATAAAACTAATCAATTCTCCTCATGGTTCACAAACGTCTTCGTTTTCTATTAAATTTGTTTTGGAAGTTCATGGTGATTACATTATCAAAAAATAA